One Loxodonta africana isolate mLoxAfr1 chromosome 8, mLoxAfr1.hap2, whole genome shotgun sequence DNA window includes the following coding sequences:
- the LOC100666022 gene encoding olfactory receptor 2A5, with amino-acid sequence MTENQTSITEFILLGFPVGLRVRMLLFGLFSLFYAFTLLGNGAILGLICLDPRLHTPMYFFLSHLAIVDMSYASNNVPKMLANLLSKKRTIFFAPCILQTFLYMAFAHTECLILVVMSYDRYVAICHPLHYTVIMSWTACTVQVIASWACGSLLALVHVVLLLRLPFCGPHEINHFFCELLSVLKLACEDTRLNHVVIFAASVFILVGPLCLVLVSYTRILFAILRIQSGEGRRKAFSTCSSHLCVVGLFFGSAIVMYMAPKSSHPEEQQKVLSLFYSLFNPMLNPLIYSLRNTEVKGTLWRVLWKQGSV; translated from the coding sequence ATGACGGAAAACCAGACATCCATCACAGAGTTCATTCTCCTGGGGTTTCCTGTCGGTCTGAGGGTTCGGATGCTCCTCTTTGGGCTCTTCTCCCTGTTCTATGCCTTCACCCTGCTGGGGAATGGAGCCATCCTGGGGCTCATCTGTCTGGACCCCCGactgcacacccccatgtacttctttctctcCCACCTGGCCATCGTTGACATGTCCTATGCCTCCAACAATGTCCCCAAGATGCTGGCAAACCTTCTGAGCAAGAAAAGAACCATCTTTTTTGCCCCATGCATACTGCAGACATTTTTGTACATGGCTTTTGCTCACACTGAGTGCTTGATTTTGGTGGTGATGTCCTATGATCGGTACGTGGCCATCTGCCACCCACTACATTACACTGTCATCATGAGCTGGACAGCATGCACTGTTCAGGTCATTGCTTCCTGGGCTTGTGGCTCCCTCCTGGCCCTGGTACATGTGGTTTTGCTCCTGAGGCTGCCCTTCTGTGGGCCTCATGAGATAAACCACTTCTTCTGTGAACTGCTCTCTGTCCTCAAGCTGGCCTGTGAGGACACCAGGCTCAACCATGTGGTCATCTTTGCGGCTTCTGTGTTTATCTTAGTGGGGCCCCTCTGCCTGGTGCTGGTTTCCTACACCCGCATCCTCTTTGCTATCCTGAGGATCCAGTCTGGGGAGGGACGAAgaaaggccttctccacctgctccTCCCACCTCTGTGTGGTTGGGCTTTTCTTTGGCAGTGCCATCGTCATGTACATGGCCCCAAAGTCCAGCCACCCTGAGGAGCAGCAGAAGGTCCTTTCCCTGTTTTACAGTCTTTTCAACCCTATGCTGAACCCCCTGATCTACAGCCTAAGGAACACAGAGGTGAAGGGCACCCTGTGGAGAGTATTGTGGAAACAGGGATCAGTGTGA